Proteins from a single region of Desulfobulbaceae bacterium:
- a CDS encoding lysophospholipid acyltransferase family protein: protein MGSIACRSTGLAHLEQALAGEGGVLLMSHLGNWEMAAHLLQSQYNNLKLLLYMGIKEKEDIEGIQKQSLRKSGITIVGIDRDGGSPFDVVDGIQFIKSGGLVSLAGDIVWRKEQRRVQVKFLGHCAYLPEAPFVFALVSGAPLYIFFTFGNKKDGYHFTLSKPIYIKPTSRAQRGESIRNAAQQYADLLEESLKQHPFEWYHFDRFVDECV, encoded by the coding sequence ATGGGTTCCATTGCCTGCAGATCGACAGGCCTGGCGCACCTTGAACAGGCCCTGGCCGGAGAAGGCGGCGTGCTTCTGATGTCGCATTTAGGCAATTGGGAGATGGCGGCTCACCTTCTGCAGTCGCAATATAACAACCTGAAATTACTGCTCTACATGGGGATCAAGGAGAAAGAGGATATTGAAGGTATCCAGAAGCAAAGTTTACGAAAATCAGGAATCACCATAGTTGGCATCGACAGAGATGGCGGCTCCCCATTTGATGTGGTTGACGGAATCCAATTCATAAAATCAGGTGGTCTGGTCTCTTTGGCGGGTGATATCGTCTGGCGAAAGGAACAGCGCAGAGTTCAGGTGAAATTCCTTGGCCATTGCGCCTATCTGCCGGAAGCGCCTTTTGTCTTTGCACTGGTATCTGGTGCACCGCTCTACATTTTTTTTACTTTCGGAAACAAAAAGGACGGCTACCATTTCACCCTCTCTAAACCTATTTACATCAAGCCAACTTCAAGGGCACAACGGGGTGAGTCAATCCGCAATGCTGCTCAACAATATGCAGATCTGCTGGAAGAGAGCCTAAAACAACACCCTTTTGAGTGGTACCACTTTGATCGCTTTGTCGATGAGTGTGTCTGA